GCTGCAGAATTTGTGTGACAGGATCAAACCAATGTGCATTGGCTGCTTTGTGCCAACACAAAGATAAACTTGGCTTCCCTGTCGGGTGTGCAGCTGCCGTGTGTCTGGCACTGCTGGTAGAtcagccaggctgcagcagcgTCTGGCCTGTCCTTAAAACAAACCTCTGGGATTCCTGCAATACCTGATTACAAGGTGACAGAATACCTGATTCCCCCCTGAATTTCTTTATATTTGGTGGCTCAAAATTGTTTTGCCATTTGATTTCAGTTGGGTTTAGAGCTGTTTGTATGTAAATCCCTAACAGCAGCATTGTGTATTGGTAACATTTAATCAAGCTGTATGGAGAACAACTGATATTTGCTGAAGAGCAAAACATAGTTTTACTGTGAGCAATAGAAAATAGTTCCTGCAAAGGTACAGTGTACTGTACTAGAGGGCTAAAAATGGCAAAGATTGCTGCATATAAAAAGATTCTCTTCAggattcttttttcctctgaaataacTACATGGAGCTAGAGGTTACCCTGTCACAGCCTATGTCATCATCCCTTAAATCCCAGCAATAGCCcggctgcagggacagaaaaGCATCCCGATGAATTACACAGCATTCGTTCAGCGTGAATCCATACCCTTGACAAAATCTATTTCCGATTTTTCTAGTTCACATCTTACTGCGGTAAAATCCACGTCCCTTCCCCGAAAAACTGCTGCATTGAAAGGAATTACTGTACCTCATAGAGGCTGCGGGAGGAACTGTAcggccagggaatggctccgTACTCTGCAAGGTGTGTGGCTGTGAGGAGGCATTACCTGCGTCCTTGCTGAGCTGACGGTCTTTATCTGATTTCGGGTGATGAGCGATTCATACTTTGCCCTGATCTCTCGGCGGAGCCGAGCCggctccatcctcctcctcctcctcctcccatccTCCCCGGCTCCCGGCTCCGCTGCCGGAGGCGCGGGGCTGCGGCCGCGGGGCCGTTAAAGCGGCAGCGGCTCATTTCGGGGCTGGCGGGGGGCTCAGAGCCTTCAGTCCATCCTGGCAGCAGCTTAATGCAGCAAAGGATAGCACTACAATAACTATTCCTGAATCATGCGCCGAAATGAATATATCAATGTCTTTATGTTTTTGTTACGCTGTAACTGTGGGATTTTATAACCTCAGAAATGTGAGGGTGAGAGAGAGAAAGCGAAGGATAAAGTTGCAGCTGCCCAGCATGAAGTGCTCTGACAAGAGGACATGGAAAGACAGAGCCTCCCAGCAGCATAGCTGGGTTGCTGGCAGGTGCCTCTACCATTGATAGGGATGTTGCAGAATTTCCATCCCTGGAGCTATTTGAGACTCAGTGATATGAAGCCTCAGGTGTCCGACCTGACCCACTGTTGAGGACTGTCCCGTTTCAGAAACGACCTGGGCTCCTGGGCATCCTCTTTTATGGGCAGAAACACAACAAGGAGGGAGAGGAACCAGCACTACAGGTGGTGAGTAGTGCTGGTGGAACCTGTGGTAAGGGCTTTGGCTCCTTTCCTGCAGAGGGCAAAATTCTGGTGAGTGTACACTTCAGACACATCACTGCTGTCAGGAAAAGGGTCTGGGTTGTCTCTGGCGGTGTTTCAGAACCTGTGCCAGGTGTTGGTGTGCTCAGTACACACAACACACTATATATGTGGCATTCTTACCCCTTTCCTGACAACTCCCAGGCAGGTCCAGCACAGGGTGTCTGGTGTGCTGTGTTTCTTCATTTCCTGCTCACTGGAGCACTGTGTGATCCCGATGATCTTGTCTGCTAAAATGGCTCTTACCTATTTCATTTTACCTCttgcttatttaatttttttccagtagtGCACAATCCCAGATATGCAgtaaaaaattttcaaatttcaatagaaatttaaaatttagcAAAGGGAGAAATGCATTTTTGGCTCTAAATGAGAATATGGGtcaatgaaataataaaacaggCAGTAAACTTTCACAAGACACGCATCTTTTTAGAAGTCAAAGTATTGTACCACTTAAAAGTCTCCTGGTGTAAAAAGGCTTCCCTGTTCTTGGCTGTGTCTGTTGGCACATGTGAAAGGATCCTGTgtatggattttcttttccttagcTGACTGTCTTCCAGTTGACCTGGACTGAGATGGAAAGGTTTTGTTGTCCACTCTCTTTTCTACAAGTGTCTCAATTATCCTTGTTCTGTGTAGGTCTAAACCCAAAATATTGTCAGTGCTTGTCATTGATGGGATGAGAGCAGTTACATAAGAAAACAATTAGGAATGCATCAGACAAACACAAGGTATTGCACTTGGGATGGTATAAACTAATGCTTTccttttctacctttttttcaGGTATATAGGGAACACCTGGCTATGAGATTTCTGAAGGCTAAAGGTAGGTAGGTGTAAGCAATTGCATCTTTCCTAGGACTTATGGAACTCTGAATTCTAGCTGCTTTCAGTATTTTATTGCTGGCTCACCACACAGCTGGAGGGGGTCATGAAGAATAAAGGGACACTAATGCCTTAAAGCTTGTTGAGTCCTTTTTATTAGGCATCAAAACTGGAAAATGAGATTAGaacagcaaaattattttatctattGATTACTAACGATTATAAAAAGGCAAATCTGATTAAATGTGTTCTTCATATTTCTGGTTATTGAACAGAGATTAgatgatatttttaaagaacacCATGAAAATCATACAGGTAATGCTGATAGAGTGAAGCAGGAAATGTATTTTATGTCTGCAACGAATGAAATTGCCAACTTTGTCTTATCTAAAAGATTCTTAGTACAAAGCCAAATGTTTTATCACTTCatacaaaagaataaaattatttatccaTTTTGGCTTGGAGCAAATGGATCCTTTGCCACATCAGATTATGCCTCATATCTTCTCTTCGACTTCCTTAACATGGGATGCAACAACTTTTCCATCTACCACTTCTTCGACAATTGTCTTGATCTTTCTAGTTTTGGTTGGATCTAGACATcatgaacaacaaaaaaaaaaattatttatcaaTGTGTTAAAAATTATAAACCAAAGCAGCACATGACCAGGtactcccttttcctttccaattGGCTTCTGATTTTAATAAACTCTATGAGGTAGTTAAACAGGATAACAGGTATTATTTGATTTGTAAGAATAACtttagaaacaaaattttattcAATCAAGTTCTACCTACCTTGAGAAGAGTCCAGTGATTGTGTTTGAGATTTGGACCCTGTCAGGGATGAGCTTTCAAATGTAGCTGCCTGTCCAGCACCCCTAAAAGAGAATCAGAGACATGCACTATTTCAGGATGTCTGATAGGATCAGGATAAATTCCCTTTTCATGGTGACATTGATAGGTTATTTAAATAGTGAGCAGAATGGCTCACTCTCCTCAGTCACAGTGATATTTCAGATCACTGTATGTGCCTTACTGTCTCTTGGAGAATGTTCCACTTATtttacctctttttttcctggaaaggaTATTGCTACAGAAAATAAACCCAAGGAGATATTTTGTGTCAACCAGTTCCTTACACAAACTCGCCATCCAGCAGGCGCCGGTAGGTTTCAATCTCCATTTCCAGACGAGTCTTGATGTCTAGGAGCTGTTGGTACTCCGCGTTCTGGCGCTCCATGTCAGCCCTGACCTGGAAAAGCTGGGTCTCCAGGTTCCCGATCTGCATTTGGATTTGTGACAGCTGAGCGCAGTAACCACCTTCTGTTTCTGCTAAAGTGTCTTCCAGGGATTTTTTCTGTGAAGGGATATTAAATAATCTCtggttaaggaaaaaaacctctttaCAAAACCAGCTGAAGTAGTTTAAGGGAGTGAGCACAGCTGCATTACTCagaaggttttattttctttttgaaaacacCGGTTTGAAAACTGTCCCTTGTCACTTCCCTAAATGTGATGTAAAAACTCATCTGCTTTGTGACATGCTCTTTGAAATCCAGTTAGATATATTACTGCTGTTTAGGAACCAAAAGAATATAAGAATTAATCGGAAAGAAATGTAAATCCTCAATTCTATGGAACAGGATTAGGTCTAAAAAGACTTTTGAAGTTACTGAATTGGATCTGAGCAGTCAGCAGCTTCCCAGAACGTACCATGGCGAGCTGAGACTGCAGCTCTATTTCCAAGCTCTGGAGAGTCCTTTTTAAATCTGTGATCTCGCTCTTTCCTGACTGGAGCTGCTCAGTATGGGTGGAGATTTCCCTTTTCAGCTCTCCGCTCTGAAACAACAAGGAAGAATGGGATGTAATTTTGCTGTTCCAAGTATTGAACTCATTTTCCCATGCATTTTGCTGAGTTTGCTCTCTCTGGTTGTTACTTTTTCATTGAACCACGCTTCGGCCTCTTTACGGTTTTGGTCGGCAATGACTTCGTACTGTCCCCTCATATCATTGAGAAGCTTGGTCAGGTCAGTCCCTGGAGCAGCATCCATTTCCACACTGACTTGGCCAAATTCACTGCTTTGGATGCCCTGAAGCTCCTGGAGagattgaaaataaaaagaaagttcTGTTAGTAAAAGACAAAATAGTTATACCAAAATATATGTAAAGAAATATATATGATATAAATTCTGTTTCAACAAGGATCTGTAGATTGTTTGTTGCACTCTTTCACTCAGTAAACTCAAAAAATAACAGCATACAAAACCTATAATGAAACCCAGGAACTCCCACTGGCTTAAATAAGGGAGTAATTTGATGTTTCACAATTTCATGTGTCTTGCTATGaattcacaaaggaaaaaagttaccTCTTCATGGTTCTTCTTGAGATAAGCCAGTTCTTCATTCAGGCTTTCAATCTGCATCTCCAGATCTGCCCTGGTCATGGTCAGCTCATCCAGGACTCTGCGCAGACCATTGATGTCAGCCTCCACACTCTGCCGAAGAGCCACTTCATTCTCATATCTATGCATAAAGggattaaatattattttttccatgGCCCATGAGGTCAAATGGAAACTattaatgtgttttattttagctTCAATTTGAAAATTTAATACACATAATTATTATAATACTTTTTATTAATTCTACTACAAGTATTCTACAAGGAAAGAGATTTTTagtacaaaataattttttccttaaggGGTTTGTATAGCATTAAGAAATCCTTACTTCAGTCTGAAGTCATCAGCAGCCAGTCTGGCATTATCGACCTGCAGAATAATCCTTGCGTTGTCGATGGTTGCATTGATGATCTAGAATATAAACAGTGTTCAGAAAATGATGTTACTGCCCAAAGGCTTCATGGCTTTGTAATGGCTTTATACTTTGTGTTCTACAAGGGTTTATAGAACTGCATTCCATCACTGCCTTCTCCTCTATTCAGATTAGACAAATCACTGTGTGACACAGCTACAGAACTGCTTTAATGTACAGGAAAAATTCACCACATGTCACCAGTGCAAGGTGACACAGGTCACTGCAAGCGTCAGTACCAAAGGATAAATGTGCTCTTGTTTGCTGAAAGaaatttgttattttcattaataCTATTGAGTTACAAATATAAAGATACATTAAATACATTGCTTTGCTACCTTGTTTCGAAGATCTTCAATGAGGGGGTAGAATTTGCTGTAGTCATTCCCAGATCCAGGGGTGCCAGTGCCAGGGCCATTTTTCTCATACCATTCACGGATTTTGCGCTCCAGCTCGGTGTTGGCATCCTCCAGAGATCTCACTTTGTCCAGATACGCAGCCAGACGGTCATTGAGGTTCTGCATAGTCTCTTTTTTTGAGCCAGAAAGAATGCCACCATCGCCAGCACCAGCAGGGCCAAACCCACCTCCAAAACCAGTCCCTAAGCCACCACCAAAGCCACTTCCAAAAGCAGCACCTGAACTGCTGCCAAAACCACTtcccaaacctcccccaaaCCCACTGCCTAAGCCACTTCCATAGCTACCACCCAAACCACTTCCAAATCCCCCACCAAAGCCAGAGCTTGAACCCAACAGAGAAGCTGCACCAAACCCTCCACCAGACGCCCCACCAAAGCCAAGCCCACTGCCACCAAAGCCTCCTCCACCACTGGAACTGGACATCCTCAGAGATCCCCCTCCAAATCCGCTCCGAGAGGAGAATTGCCGGGGCCCGCTGCTTGTGCGCACGGAAAGGGCCATGGTGCTCGAGGTGCCTGGATCTGCCCTGTGGAGGATACAAcagagagcagggcagagcaggagcagggtcAGCTTTATATAGACAGCAGTGGGTGTTTCAGGAGGAGTCCCCACCTCCTGGGGAGAGCTTtcactctctctctccctcctgtTTGGAGAGGATGTCAGTTTACTATTTTCTGACCAACCGAAATGATATGTGCCAACCAAAATTGCCAATGGGAGTGGAAATCTGGTGCCCTCCAGGTATTTGTATGAGGGGAAATGGGTGGAGTGGAGCTGAGACATCACGATTGTGTTCTGCCATGTGGAATGAAGCAAAAAAGGATCTTTTTACATTTAAATCCCTTCTAAATAATTGTTTTGTCATTGCAGATGGAGTGCTTCCTACATTTGGGGCTGTTCTTACAGGAGTTTGCTAAGTCAGCAGAGTGATCCCTTTGATCCCTGCTTCTCAGCCTGTGTGGCAGGAATGTCTTTCTTTTCATAATGCTCTTCAGCCAGGAGCCTTTGCTGGAGTAATGCTCCTGGATGCTTGATAAGAAGTAAGTGACCATCAGGTGTCCAAAGGCACATGGATATTCAGTGAACTGCAGGGTGATcatttatatgaaaatataaatagatCAAATAGGATTTGGAATTGGGTTTATGCCCTAGCCCTTTCATCACTGAAATACCTCAGAGTGATATGCTTATAGTCTATAGCATATAGTCTATAGCATATAAGAGTTTGTACTTTGGAGCTGGGAACTGACCATTCTGTCTGCTAAATAGTTTGCTGTTATCTCAAAATAAGAAATCTGATTTCTGTATTTGGCACTTTTTATAATACAAATCTGAAGATCAAATGTAGCGCTTCTGGGTGCAGGTTTGGGCATGGGAACCCTCCCAAGccaatgtatttttcttttgaagttatTTTGATAAATGGAAAATAGTTTTTCCTTTGTCCTGGCTCAATTATATCATTGGATTTGTCAACTGAAATGTGTTAATTTTTGATTTATCCGCATTCAAGAGCATGGGGTGCTTTTGGGGCAGAAAAGAGCGGAAGATCAAAGGTGTAAGTAAAGCATTTCTGTGGAAATGAGCTGATATCCTGCTCTCAGTGACTTGGGGCAGTGAAAGCAGAGGATTAGTTCTTTGGCAGCTGTTTATGCACAGTACATAGCTCTGGACAGGTGAGGTTTCATAGGGAAGAGCTTTGTGTGTTTATGTTCTCAAGAGGAAAATGTAAACTCCTGGGACTGAGAAtccaggtgtggcacaggggCCTTCATATGGGACAGGGAACATTATTAGCACAGAAAGGTTTGAGAGAGAGGGAGAtcatttcaaatatatttttatccaTAAAATATCTTGGCTTGCCGTAATTCCTGGTGACATAATCAttcacagaatgtgaaaaatatcaaataggcttcttcaatttatttttttcatgttaataTATTATGAAAAGTAAATTGGCACTTCTTATTTATGTGAAAATCATGTTTTAATGCAGTGAAGCTGCTTTATGTTTGAATGGGAGTTCACATCCAGAAAAGGTGTGCTGAACTCATGCcttaatgcattttaaaatcctAACACTTCCATTTGTATCTATGTTGGAAGCAATTATATATTCATACCAGGCTGATTTGATTTCTTTCCATCAGGGTTCTCAGTCACTATATAAGTAAACCTAAAGTCTTCTGTGTTGTGACATACAGATTTTTATTAATAATCCcccacaaaaacaacaacaacaacagatttgagattttggcttttttttaattcttctggGGTTTAGGGTGAATTAGATCAGATTCTTTATAAACCTTTTCATTTTGGCATCAGCTCCAGGGAACTCAGAGGCATCTTTTCTGCTGGTGCCATTTACATCTTCTCTTCAACCTCTCTGACCTCAGAGGACACAACCTTGCCATCAACCACCTCCTCAACTATTGTCTTGATCTTCTTAAACTTACTTGATTCTGTTAAGGAAATTGAAAAGAGAAGTAATTTAATGCAATGTACATTGTCAGAGTAATATTGCTGCAGTAGTAGCAGAGGAAATATCAAAAAAAGCATCTTCAATCCACAGGTCCTTGAGGTAAACTTTTGCAGTGTATGGGGTGTGGCTTCTCCTCTTTTGGATATTGAGTATGTTGCCCATAGACTGTAGTGGATACTGGGTTCAATAACTCTCTAGTGCTCTTGATAGTTTTGCTTCAGTTTATCACAGACTTGTAGACCTAAAATCTCGGAATAGACTTACACCAAATTGGAAATTTTTGCTATGAAACTGGGTATGTTACTTGGAAGTCTCAGTCTCCCAGTGCAGCTAGCAGGGAGAAGCAGATGCTTCTGCAGTTCTCCAGAGGGGAATTCAGTAGCTCTCCGTTGTTCTCTTGGCTCTCTGAGgactcacagaatcacagaatgggtaaggtGAGTCTGTGATTTTACACCGGGCAGCTGAATTGTATAAATAAACCCAGGTTTGTATAGTCCTTATAGGGTAACCATACAGGTGATTGCTTTCTTGATATGAGATTGCACTGGCTGATTATTTGCTTTGAGGCTGTTGTTTTATATCAGGCTGTTTAATTCCATAACATTTCAACAGGCTGCCATCAAAACAGAAGTTGGTGGGACATACCTTTTTCAGCCTCTACTGCCAACGACATCTCTTCTAAATGCCTGTTTAAATTGTAAAttagaaaatgtaaatattgGCAAATCATGTATTGAAGAAGCATTTCCTATGTGTTTGATCAGGACAGCTAATCCCCTTTCATCAAGACATTGAATCAGAGGATAACTCAGTAAAGCGAGTTCTCTCAGTTGAAGTGAAACTTGCTAAGCATAAGCTGTAGGTTCAGTTAATCTGCAGACTCTGCAATGCCAGGACTTCAGGTCATGCAGGTCCACCCGATCTAGTTCCTGAGCCTTAGCAGGTAGAATCTGGGGGGAAGTTCCACTTTCTGCTTAACCCACATGGACAAGTTGATCAAAAACTGCATTACTGGTGTTCCTGGCATGTCAACATCTACTCAACTCCCCAGCTCACAGAGTGACAGTCTGTAGGCTGGGAGAGCCACCTCAAAATTCCACAGCAGCTTCAGTAGCCCAGCCTGAACAGCAGCCTGCTCTGATTCTGTGGCTGAGAACTGGACAATGGGACTTCCCCACCCCAAAGCAGTTGGACAGAGGCAGATTTGACACAAAACCCAGACCAACACGCAAAGCCATGCGTGTGCTCACCCGCTCTCCTCTCCCTCAAGCAGCCGGCGGTATGTGGCGATCTCCATCTCCAGGCGAGTCTTGACATCCAGCAGGATGCTGTACTCATTGTTCTGAGTCTCCATGTCAGCTCGGAGCTGCCTCAGCTGAGCCTCCAGACTGGAAATTGCTCCCTGTATCTGGTCAAGCTGGTAACTGTACCGTGCTTCCGTTTCAGCCAGAGTGCCTTCCAGGGTCTGTTTCTATAATGCATGGGAAGAGCAGTGACATATTATTCAGAGGatacatttttctgttaaaatagCATTTTGATTGTAAATAACATTTTGATTGATTCCTCTATTTATCTTTTTATCCTCTATTTATTACATCTCTGTGTAACTCTGCTATCCACAGTCCTTATCTTGTTCTTTGTTATTTACCATGGTCAGCAGGGACTGTAATTCCAGCTCCAAGTTCTGGAAGACCTGTCTCCGTTCCGTGATCTCTTTCCTTTGGATCTCCAGCCGCTCAACATTGAGGGCAACTTCCTGGTTCAGTTCTGCTGTCTGGAATGAGGAATGGAGGGACTGTGAACTGCAGCCAGGCATGACTGAGGTTCTTGCTGGTGTTTAAGCAGTGGACTTTACCTGCTTTTCAAAATGTTCTTTGGCTTCTTGGCGGTTCTTTTCTGCCATTTCTTCATATTGCTTTCTCATGTTTTCCATAATAGCTGCGAGATCAATGCCGGGAGCAGCGTCCACCGCCACGTTCACTGAGCCGCTCGCCTCTTTGCGCAGCCTGTCACGGTCCTGCAGCAATGGGGACTGTGTTAGCgccagctgcagggagctgtcaCTCCTGGGCATTGGACACAAACTCAACATCTACACGCATAGGACTAATCCTTAATAGTACCTTGGGGCAAGACAACTTAATCACCTTGTAAATACTGTTTAGTGCACCTCATAGAACAGTTCACTTACTTGATAGCAATAAATGTTATACCTTAGATTAATGTATCATAAAAATGATTTCCTCAGAACCGGATATGTGGAATGAGGGCAGAAGTCATGGCTCCCATTTGTGTACTTTTTGGGGAAGCAATTCCTGAACCATAAATTTTTCTTAGAGAAAACCTTTACTCCTTCATTCCTGGAATGGAGGAGTATTCAGCCTTTGATGCCGAAAAGCTTGAATGTCCCTTAAGGTTACACATGGTTATGCTGCTTCCAGGAAGGATAGAAATGCCTCCTAGTGAGCTTGTTTGTGTTTGCCACTCAAAGCCCCTCTCCCTGGCAGTGGTCAGCTGCTCTCACCTCCTCGTGGTTCTTCCTAAGGAAAACGAGCTCCTCGGTTATACTCTCAATCTGGGACTCCAGGTCAGCTTTGGTCAGAGTCAGGTCGTCACGGACACGGAGCAGTCCGGTGATGTCGCTCTCCACACTCTGCCTGAGCAGGTGTTCGTTCTCAAACCTGTACAATACAGTGCCTTTTGTCATCATTGGAATGCAACAATTTGGAGTAAATGTTAGAATCAGTAACCGATTCTAGAATCAGTAACCACAGTCATTGTGAAATTATCATTAAAGTTGGAAAATGTTCACTTCTTGTCACTGATTCCAATAAGTGGAAGCTTTCCTAAATTAGAGGAGCATGAAAGAGAATTGATATAAAATCATGGAACTTACTTCAGCCTAAAGTCATCAGCAGCCAGCTTGGCATTATCAATCTGCAGGACAAGTCTGGAATTTTCCATCTGGGCAGCAGAAATCTAAAGGGAATGGTGGACAATCAATGAAACTTTGCAGAGAAATTCACACTTGATCCTTTCCTGGGAATGAATACTGTAAGTGGGCTTCATCCTCCTTCACTTCAGCTGTCTGTTGGTCAGCTGGCTTTAAGCTAAGTTCCATCTGAAGCGCATGAAAGGAATTAGGGATGTCCAAAAGACAAATTGTCCTGCTATAAAATAAGTGTATCGAATAGTTGGGATGAACTGTTCTCTGAAGGGATCTGCTTTTAAATGCTGGGAAGTAGAactgataaaaaataaaaggggaaaGACTGAAGGAAGTTCTGGAAACATGATTTGACAAACCTGTCAGTTGATTATTGGGAATATTTCATTGTTTCCAGTGGTAATTTACTATTTTAAGTAGtggtctttaatttttttctgagtgctTGCCCTTCTTTTCTAATAAACCACTTCGAAATAGACTGTTGCTAAACTATATTTAAATATGTAGATTACCATTAGTACTTTCTCTAATTAAAGCCACCTAAGGCAAATATCGTAGAACTAATTAATTTTGAGTCACAGATTTTTCAGGTAGGAGATTACTCACAACTGCAGGCATATTACAAATGATTACAGGTATTACAAATGATCTAAAATATGTCACTAATATGTAGCTGATCAAAAATAAACTTCTTCTTCCCAGCTAGGCCAATTACAATTtggaaaagtacattttctACAACAGATTATTCTCTAGCTCACTGATAATTGCAATTCCTATACTTATGGAGGGCTTTATGATCTCTTACCTTATTTCGGAGTTCATCAATTGTTTTGAAGTAGGAGCTGTAGTCCTGCCCTATGCTTGTGGTGTTCTTTTCATACCATTCCCTGATCTGCTTCTCAATCAGGGAGTTTGACTTCTCCAGTGAGCGCACCCTCTCCAGGTACGCAGCCAAGCGATCGTTCAGGTTTTGCATCGTAGATTTTTCGTTGCCAGCGAGCAGCACATCGCTCCCAGTGATGCTGAGCTGGAGGCTCCCTCCGAGGCCTTGGCCAGAGCTGGTGCTGGTTGATATGTGGGTGCCATAGCCCCCGGCTCCCCCGTAGACACTGGGTGCCTGGATCTTCTGGATGGACATTTTCCTGGAGGTCAGACTACTGACACTGGGTGCAGAGGGCTGGACACGGCTGCTCGTACTCCACTGGGTGCTGCGGGTGGAGAATGCCATTTGTGCTCTTTGTCTTCTGGACTGAAGCAGGTAAATCAGCACAGATAGAGATGCCAGTGAGGAGCTGAGTGTGCACTGGGGACCTTTATACAGGTCCAAGAGGAAGCACAGTGGCTGGA
This genomic window from Anomalospiza imberbis isolate Cuckoo-Finch-1a 21T00152 chromosome 22, ASM3175350v1, whole genome shotgun sequence contains:
- the LOC137486788 gene encoding keratin, type I cytoskeletal 12-like, which produces MALSVRTSSGPRQFSSRSGFGGGSLRMSSSSGGGGFGGSGLGFGGASGGGFGAASLLGSSSGFGGGFGSGLGGSYGSGLGSGFGGGLGSGFGSSSGAAFGSGFGGGLGTGFGGGFGPAGAGDGGILSGSKKETMQNLNDRLAAYLDKVRSLEDANTELERKIREWYEKNGPGTGTPGSGNDYSKFYPLIEDLRNKIINATIDNARIILQVDNARLAADDFRLKYENEVALRQSVEADINGLRRVLDELTMTRADLEMQIESLNEELAYLKKNHEEELQGIQSSEFGQVSVEMDAAPGTDLTKLLNDMRGQYEVIADQNRKEAEAWFNEKSGELKREISTHTEQLQSGKSEITDLKRTLQSLEIELQSQLAMKKSLEDTLAETEGGYCAQLSQIQMQIGNLETQLFQVRADMERQNAEYQQLLDIKTRLEMEIETYRRLLDGEFVGAGQAATFESSSLTGSKSQTQSLDSSQDPTKTRKIKTIVEEVVDGKVVASHVKEVEEKI
- the KRT20 gene encoding keratin, type I cytoskeletal 20; translation: MAFSTRSTQWSTSSRVQPSAPSVSSLTSRKMSIQKIQAPSVYGGAGGYGTHISTSTSSGQGLGGSLQLSITGSDVLLAGNEKSTMQNLNDRLAAYLERVRSLEKSNSLIEKQIREWYEKNTTSIGQDYSSYFKTIDELRNKISAAQMENSRLVLQIDNAKLAADDFRLKFENEHLLRQSVESDITGLLRVRDDLTLTKADLESQIESITEELVFLRKNHEEDRDRLRKEASGSVNVAVDAAPGIDLAAIMENMRKQYEEMAEKNRQEAKEHFEKQTAELNQEVALNVERLEIQRKEITERRQVFQNLELELQSLLTMKQTLEGTLAETEARYSYQLDQIQGAISSLEAQLRQLRADMETQNNEYSILLDVKTRLEMEIATYRRLLEGEESGHLEEMSLAVEAEKESSKFKKIKTIVEEVVDGKVVSSEVREVEEKM